A stretch of the Hyperolius riggenbachi isolate aHypRig1 chromosome 11, aHypRig1.pri, whole genome shotgun sequence genome encodes the following:
- the MRPL49 gene encoding large ribosomal subunit protein mL49, whose amino-acid sequence MAASMFRRATLCAPRLTLQIQRSRTGSGTAATSQYPGIVESHDEYRFVERLIPPIQVPQPPKHTGITQSGWIPPKDTLPDLPYVVRRSRMHNIPVYKDITHGNRQMTIIRKIEGDIWALEAEVRDFLTQQTGGTPATHVNEINRTIRVKGYFDKELQTWLAEKGF is encoded by the exons ATGGCGGCCTCCATGTTTAGAAGGGCGACGCTCTGCGCCCCGAGACTCACTCTCCAGATACAG CGTTCACGTACGGGGTCAGGAACTGCTGCCACATCCCAGTACCCAGGCATTGTAGAGTCCCATGATGAGTATCGATTTGTTGAGCGTCTTATACCGCCTATTCAAGTTCCCCAGCCGCCAAAGCATACAGGAATAACACAGTCAGGGTGGATCCCCCCCAAAG ATACACTTCCAGATCTCCCATACGTTGTGAGACGTTCTCGCATGCACAACATTCCAGTATACAAAGATATCACTCATGGCAATCGTCAGATGACCATAATACGAAAGATTgaaggtgacatatgg GCTCTTGAGGCTGAAGTACGAGATTTTTTGACTCAACAAACTGGAGGGACACCGGCAACCCACGTGAATGAGATCAACCGAACTATCAGAGTCAAAGGATACTTCGATAAAGAATTGCAGACGTGGCTTGCTGAGAAGGGCTTTTAA